Proteins found in one Sporichthyaceae bacterium genomic segment:
- a CDS encoding family 2A encapsulin nanocompartment shell protein yields MTVGSRSVSLGDAAARTLANATKSVPQMSTITPRWLTHVMSWVPVEAGIYRLNQVLRPEDVEVSCSNFDESPLPQTYVEYSTDPREYRLRAVQTIVDVHTRISDLYSSPHDQIAQQLRLTVETVKEHQEGELINSADYGLLASAAPEQRIPTLGGPPTPDDLDNLIRKVWKHPAFFLTHPDAVAAFGRECTRRGVPPATVSMFGSQFITWRGLPIIPSNKVPLENGKTKMLLMRTSEARQGVIGLFQPGLAGEQGPGLSVRFMGIDRSAIASYLVSLYCSLAVLTPDALAVLDDVEVDKFHDYAPTYR; encoded by the coding sequence GTGACCGTCGGATCGCGTTCGGTGTCGTTGGGGGATGCCGCCGCACGGACTCTGGCGAATGCCACCAAGTCCGTCCCCCAGATGTCGACGATCACCCCCAGGTGGTTGACCCACGTGATGTCCTGGGTGCCGGTCGAGGCAGGCATCTACCGGCTGAACCAGGTCCTGCGGCCCGAGGACGTCGAGGTCAGCTGCTCGAACTTCGACGAGTCGCCGCTCCCCCAGACCTACGTCGAGTACTCCACCGACCCGCGCGAGTACCGCCTGCGGGCCGTGCAGACCATCGTCGACGTCCACACCCGGATCTCCGACCTTTACTCCAGCCCGCACGACCAGATCGCCCAGCAGTTGCGCCTGACCGTCGAGACGGTCAAGGAGCACCAGGAGGGCGAACTGATCAACAGCGCCGACTACGGACTGCTGGCCAGCGCGGCCCCGGAGCAGCGGATCCCGACCCTGGGTGGCCCGCCCACCCCGGACGACTTGGACAACCTGATCCGCAAGGTCTGGAAGCACCCAGCGTTCTTCCTCACCCACCCCGACGCCGTGGCCGCGTTCGGCCGCGAGTGCACGCGTCGGGGGGTCCCGCCGGCGACGGTCAGCATGTTCGGCTCGCAGTTCATCACCTGGCGCGGGCTGCCGATCATCCCGTCCAACAAGGTCCCGTTGGAGAACGGGAAGACCAAGATGCTGCTGATGCGCACCAGTGAGGCGCGGCAGGGCGTGATCGGCCTGTTCCAGCCCGGCCTGGCCGGCGAGCAGGGCCCCGGCCTGTCCGTGCGGTTCATGGGCATAGACCGCAGCGCGATCGCCTCGTACCTGGTCTCGCTGTACTGCTCGCTGGCCGTCCTGACACCGGACGCGCTAGCGGTGCTGGACGACGTCGAGGTGGACAAGTTCCATGACTACGCCCCCACCTACCGCTGA